One segment of Tamlana crocina DNA contains the following:
- a CDS encoding TonB-dependent receptor, which translates to MKYTLLGLGLLFSSLICAQNYTIRGKVKDAKNGETLMGATVFLKGTSSGAVANNYGFYSLTASQGNYTLIVSYMGYQDITKEVNLSKNLELNFELQELSQTLGEVVITAEEPERVSIKKPQMSVSKLNASTIKQMPAVLGEVDVIKSIQMLPGVTNNGEGAPGFNVRGGAVDQNLVLLDEAIIYNTSHFFGFFSVFNNDAIKDVKLYKGDIPANFGGRVSSVLDVHQKDGNSKEFELNGGIGLISSRLTAEAPLFKDKGSFLIAGRSSYAHLLMKSIEEVKDDKISFYDLNLKTNYNINKNNKIYLSGYFGRDVFNINNFLKNNYGNVSGNLRWNHIFNDKLFSNLSLIYSKYDYQIIIDFVKLDWDADITNYNLKYDFKYYLNNNLKLDFGFSSILYNLNPGEVKPTSASSPINFLKLDEKRALESGIYVSAEHKITDKFTAQYGLRLSRFNRLGGVNITNYQDNKPVVYNSALGIYETGTAIGETAFKKNESIKTFNNLEPRLGLSYQLNESSSLKASYTRSAQYLHLLSNTTSVTPLDVWTPSGAFIEPQLSNQYAIGYYRNFKNKKYSLELEAYYKNVDNRIDYIDGSDLIGNNNIETEILNGESRAYGLEFLLRKNKGKLTGWLAYTLSKSEQKTPGGIAGGPGINNGDWYNTPYDRTHDVSLTGIYKLNNKWSFSANAVFQTGRPVTYPDSQYEYEGLSIASFSDRNASRLPAYHRLDLSATYKPKKNLNRKLQGEWVFGIYNVYNRRNAASISFLQNQDTGLNEATRLSIFGAIPSITYNFKF; encoded by the coding sequence ATGAAATATACTTTATTAGGTTTAGGCCTATTATTCTCATCTTTAATATGTGCTCAAAATTACACAATAAGAGGCAAGGTTAAAGACGCCAAAAACGGCGAAACCCTCATGGGTGCCACAGTATTTTTAAAAGGAACAAGTAGTGGTGCTGTTGCTAATAATTACGGGTTTTATTCACTTACGGCAAGCCAAGGAAATTATACCTTAATTGTGTCCTACATGGGCTATCAGGACATTACTAAAGAGGTTAACCTTAGCAAAAATCTAGAACTTAATTTTGAATTACAAGAACTTTCTCAAACACTAGGGGAAGTTGTAATAACAGCAGAAGAACCAGAGCGTGTTAGTATAAAAAAACCACAAATGAGTGTGTCTAAGCTCAACGCTTCTACTATCAAGCAAATGCCAGCCGTACTTGGTGAGGTAGATGTTATTAAATCCATTCAAATGCTGCCTGGTGTTACCAATAATGGCGAAGGCGCTCCAGGATTTAATGTTAGAGGAGGAGCTGTGGACCAAAACTTAGTTTTATTGGACGAGGCTATTATTTACAATACCTCGCATTTCTTTGGGTTCTTTTCTGTGTTTAACAACGATGCTATTAAAGATGTTAAGCTCTACAAAGGTGACATTCCTGCTAATTTTGGAGGTAGGGTGTCTTCTGTTTTAGACGTACATCAAAAAGATGGTAACAGTAAGGAATTCGAATTGAATGGAGGTATAGGTTTGATTTCGAGTAGGTTAACAGCAGAGGCGCCATTATTTAAAGATAAAGGCTCCTTTTTAATTGCTGGTCGATCGTCTTACGCACATCTTTTAATGAAAAGTATAGAAGAGGTAAAAGATGATAAAATTTCTTTTTACGATCTTAACCTTAAAACAAATTACAACATAAATAAAAATAACAAAATTTATTTATCGGGTTACTTTGGACGAGACGTTTTCAATATTAATAACTTTTTAAAGAACAATTACGGAAATGTTTCAGGAAACTTACGCTGGAATCACATTTTTAATGATAAGTTGTTTTCTAATTTATCACTGATTTATAGCAAATATGATTACCAAATTATAATAGATTTTGTGAAATTAGATTGGGACGCCGATATCACAAATTACAATCTTAAATATGACTTTAAATACTACTTAAACAATAATTTAAAACTGGATTTTGGCTTTAGTAGTATCCTCTACAACCTTAATCCGGGTGAAGTAAAACCGACCTCAGCTTCTTCACCAATAAATTTTTTAAAGCTGGATGAAAAAAGAGCATTAGAAAGCGGCATTTATGTGAGTGCCGAACATAAAATCACCGATAAATTTACGGCGCAATACGGGCTTAGATTGAGTAGATTTAACCGTTTGGGCGGTGTAAATATCACGAATTATCAAGATAATAAACCTGTAGTTTACAATAGCGCTTTAGGTATTTATGAAACAGGTACAGCGATTGGGGAAACTGCTTTTAAAAAGAATGAAAGCATTAAAACCTTCAATAATTTAGAGCCTAGATTGGGGCTATCATATCAGTTAAACGAATCGTCATCGTTAAAGGCGAGTTATACAAGGTCGGCGCAATATCTACACTTGCTTTCAAATACAACTTCTGTGACTCCTCTAGATGTTTGGACTCCCAGTGGAGCGTTTATAGAGCCGCAGTTATCTAACCAATATGCCATAGGCTATTACAGGAACTTTAAGAATAAAAAGTATTCTCTGGAATTAGAAGCCTACTATAAGAATGTTGATAATAGAATCGATTATATAGATGGTTCAGATTTAATAGGGAATAACAATATAGAAACCGAGATACTAAATGGGGAATCTAGAGCCTACGGACTTGAATTTCTATTAAGAAAGAACAAAGGAAAACTAACCGGTTGGTTGGCCTATACCTTATCTAAATCTGAACAAAAAACTCCCGGCGGCATTGCCGGAGGACCTGGGATAAATAATGGTGACTGGTACAATACACCTTACGACAGAACACACGATGTGTCTCTAACAGGTATCTACAAACTAAATAACAAGTGGAGTTTTAGTGCCAATGCGGTTTTCCAAACGGGTAGACCTGTTACGTATCCTGATAGCCAATATGAATATGAAGGCCTATCAATAGCTAGTTTTAGCGACCGTAATGCGAGCCGTCTTCCTGCTTATCACAGGTTAGATTTATCAGCTACATACAAACCCAAAAAGAATTTAAACCGAAAACTTCAAGGGGAATGGGTGTTTGGTATCTATAATGTTTATAATCGAAGAAATGCCGCTTCAATTTCCTTCCTTCAAAATCAAGATACAGGTTTAAATGAGGCCACTAGATTATCCATTTTTGGAGCCATTCCGTCAATTACTTACAACTTTAAATTTTAA
- a CDS encoding DUF4249 domain-containing protein — protein MKTYIKSIALLLLVITTACEDVIDVTVPTASPRLVVQASLDWQKGTDGSNQEIKLSTSTPYFDTNRTSPVNTAIVTVTNKDNGVVYNFTNQNDGIYTISNFEPIIGHTYELEIVYNNERYSATETFISVSPINRVEQSVEGGFDEELLDVSIFWNDPADIENYYLIKFIEAGDVIPIYEDYPDEFVDGNELDTFFEKEDDDDDDSSAEFNPGDVVEISLYGISKQYDNYISLLIEQYDSAGDPFSTIPGQLRGNCINTDNPDNYAFGYFRLSEYDTVTYTFQ, from the coding sequence ATGAAAACCTATATAAAATCAATTGCACTTTTACTCTTAGTCATTACCACGGCTTGCGAAGATGTTATAGATGTTACCGTTCCAACGGCTTCACCAAGACTTGTTGTTCAAGCGTCTTTAGACTGGCAAAAAGGGACCGATGGAAGCAATCAAGAAATAAAATTAAGCACATCAACGCCTTATTTTGATACCAATAGAACAAGTCCTGTAAATACCGCCATAGTAACCGTTACCAATAAAGATAACGGCGTAGTTTATAATTTCACGAACCAGAATGATGGCATTTATACCATCAGTAATTTTGAACCTATTATAGGCCATACTTACGAACTAGAAATAGTGTACAATAACGAGCGCTACTCGGCAACTGAAACCTTTATTTCGGTTTCACCCATAAACCGTGTGGAACAATCTGTTGAAGGTGGTTTCGATGAAGAACTTTTAGATGTTTCCATCTTCTGGAATGACCCAGCAGATATAGAGAACTACTATCTTATAAAATTTATTGAAGCAGGTGATGTGATTCCTATTTATGAAGATTATCCCGATGAATTTGTAGATGGCAATGAGCTGGATACCTTTTTTGAAAAGGAGGATGACGACGACGACGATTCTTCTGCGGAATTTAACCCCGGCGATGTTGTAGAAATTAGCCTTTACGGGATTTCAAAACAGTACGATAATTATATAAGTCTACTCATTGAGCAGTATGATAGTGCCGGCGACCCGTTTAGTACGATTCCAGGGCAATTAAGGGGCAATTGTATCAATACAGACAACCCTGATAACTATGCTTTTGGTTACTTCAGGCTATCGGAATATGATACCGTAACCTATACCTTTCAATAA
- a CDS encoding DUF2807 domain-containing protein: MKTVHIIYMVFAFTILLSSCSAEGIKASNTIITEERTLTNFSEVQISNDIEVVIKKGTEHSVKITTSDNIIEQVRTRVENGRLIASLSGNIRRLNELKLDIVMPNLTSLELSADSYGTCSGFENLETLQVKVSSDAFIRLMGSANSVNINASSDAKIEGFNFIADICNVNCSSDASVAIHCVEQLQGNVSSDAVVFYKGNPTVNVSTSSDGAVINTN, translated from the coding sequence ATGAAAACAGTACACATTATTTATATGGTTTTTGCTTTCACAATCTTGCTTAGCTCGTGTTCTGCGGAAGGCATTAAAGCATCGAATACCATAATTACAGAAGAACGTACCTTAACGAACTTTAGCGAAGTACAAATATCCAATGATATTGAAGTTGTAATTAAAAAAGGTACAGAGCATTCGGTTAAAATAACAACTAGCGATAATATTATAGAACAAGTACGCACCAGGGTGGAAAACGGTAGGTTAATCGCAAGCCTTTCTGGCAACATAAGAAGATTAAACGAGCTTAAGTTAGACATTGTGATGCCCAACCTTACGAGTTTAGAACTATCGGCAGATAGTTATGGCACCTGTTCAGGTTTTGAGAACTTAGAAACATTACAGGTAAAGGTATCCAGTGATGCATTCATAAGGTTAATGGGGTCTGCAAATAGCGTTAATATTAATGCCAGTAGCGACGCAAAAATAGAAGGTTTTAATTTTATCGCTGATATCTGTAATGTGAATTGTTCATCAGATGCATCGGTGGCAATTCATTGCGTTGAACAATTACAAGGCAATGTATCGAGCGATGCAGTGGTGTTTTATAAAGGCAATCCCACAGTTAATGTTTCCACAAGTAGCGATGGGGCAGTAATTAACACGAATTAA
- a CDS encoding RNA polymerase sigma factor — protein sequence MTNQVVFTHKDFVEKSKLGDRQAQYKLYSLYVNGMFNVCIRMVKSKEDAEDILQDSFIEAFKNLNSFRYESTFGSWLKRIVINKSINHLKLKRIPLVAVEDFQNNTPEPEEDTDITEEHLNVDAIIAAIKQLPAGYQTIINLYLIEGYDHVEIGEILGISSSTSKSQYHRAKKKLIALMN from the coding sequence GTGACTAACCAAGTAGTATTCACACATAAAGATTTTGTCGAAAAAAGCAAATTAGGTGACCGACAAGCGCAATACAAACTGTATTCACTTTACGTGAATGGTATGTTTAATGTGTGTATTAGAATGGTGAAATCTAAAGAGGATGCCGAAGATATTTTGCAAGATAGTTTTATAGAGGCTTTTAAAAATCTAAATAGTTTTCGTTACGAGAGCACTTTTGGGTCTTGGCTAAAGCGTATAGTTATTAATAAGAGTATTAATCATTTAAAGTTAAAGCGCATTCCCTTGGTTGCTGTAGAGGATTTTCAGAATAATACCCCAGAGCCAGAGGAGGATACAGACATTACAGAAGAACATCTTAACGTAGATGCGATTATCGCAGCCATAAAACAACTGCCTGCAGGGTATCAGACCATTATCAATTTATATTTAATTGAAGGTTACGATCACGTTGAGATTGGAGAAATTTTAGGAATTAGTAGTTCTACTTCAAAATCTCAATATCATAGAGCAAAAAAGAAATTAATAGCATTGATGAATTGA
- a CDS encoding DNA polymerase III subunit delta' produces MLFKNILGQTHIKNHLTKSVDNGRIPHAQLFVGKEGTGTLPMALAYAQYILCANTNGENNTGNEACNLKFKTFSHPDLHFAFPVTTSDKVKSKPVSSFYLEEWRQLLEQQPYGNLFDWYKLLGVDNKQGLISVEEASEIVKSLALKSYEGGYKVMLIWMAEKMNTQCANKLLKLIEEPPKKTIFLLIAEDEEQIINTIRSRCQILRFPPLAEDVIKEALIKEYSLDEATATKIAHQSNGNYNKACDLVYQDSEDIQFETWFIFWIRSAFKAKGNKAAIHDLISWSEDIAKTGRETQKQFLNFCLDFFRQALLLNYNATDLVFLEPKTEKFKLENFAPFVHGNNIMEISDELQDAINHIERNGNSKIILTDLSIKLTRLLHKKAS; encoded by the coding sequence ATGCTTTTTAAGAACATTTTAGGCCAAACCCACATAAAAAACCACTTAACCAAAAGTGTTGATAATGGACGTATTCCGCATGCCCAATTGTTTGTTGGAAAAGAAGGCACAGGTACATTGCCCATGGCCCTAGCTTATGCGCAATACATTTTGTGCGCCAACACCAACGGCGAAAACAATACGGGCAACGAAGCCTGTAACCTAAAATTCAAAACTTTTTCGCACCCCGATTTGCATTTTGCCTTTCCGGTAACCACCAGCGACAAAGTGAAAAGCAAGCCCGTTTCCAGTTTTTATTTGGAAGAATGGCGACAACTTTTGGAACAGCAGCCCTACGGAAACCTGTTCGATTGGTACAAACTGCTCGGTGTGGATAACAAACAAGGACTGATAAGTGTTGAAGAGGCCAGTGAAATTGTAAAATCGCTTGCGCTGAAATCTTACGAAGGCGGATACAAAGTGATGCTGATTTGGATGGCCGAAAAAATGAACACTCAATGTGCCAACAAACTTTTAAAATTGATTGAGGAACCGCCCAAAAAAACCATTTTTTTATTGATTGCCGAAGACGAAGAACAGATTATAAACACCATCCGTTCGCGGTGCCAAATACTGCGTTTTCCTCCATTGGCTGAAGACGTAATTAAAGAGGCTTTAATCAAGGAATACAGCCTTGATGAGGCTACGGCTACTAAAATCGCACACCAATCTAACGGCAATTACAACAAGGCTTGCGATTTGGTGTATCAAGATTCTGAAGATATTCAATTTGAAACCTGGTTTATTTTCTGGATCCGTAGTGCATTTAAAGCTAAGGGAAACAAAGCGGCCATTCACGATTTAATTTCTTGGAGTGAAGATATTGCCAAAACCGGCCGCGAAACGCAAAAGCAGTTCCTAAATTTTTGTTTGGACTTTTTCAGACAAGCGCTTCTGCTAAATTACAACGCCACCGATTTGGTGTTTTTAGAACCCAAAACCGAAAAATTTAAACTCGAAAACTTCGCGCCTTTTGTTCATGGCAACAACATTATGGAAATTAGTGACGAACTACAGGACGCCATTAACCATATTGAACGCAACGGCAATTCTAAAATTATTTTAACCGATTTATCCATTAAATTGACGCGTTTGCTTCATAAAAAAGCCAGTTAA
- a CDS encoding phosphoglycerate kinase produces the protein MKTLNDFNFENKKALIRVDFNVPLNEKFEVTDATRIVSAKPTIIKILEDGGSCVLMSHLGRPKGVQDEFSLRHIVGEVEDVLGVEVKFVDACVGEKAEAAVANLEPGQILLLENLRFHSEETAGDKDFAKQLSKLGDIYVNDAFGTAHRAHASTTIVAQFFEGKKCFGSLLAQEIESIKKVMETGEKPVLAILGGAKVSSKITIIENILDKVDHLIIGGGMAFTFVKAQGGKIGNSICEDDKMGLALEILKHAEEKNVKVYIPVDTVAADDFSNDANTQIVDITAIPDGWEGVDAGPKSVEIFNDAVMKSKTILWNGPLGVFEMENFAKSTIALGNAIAAATKNGAFSLVGGGDSVAAVKQFGFEDKVSYVSTGGGAMLESLEGKTLPGIAAILE, from the coding sequence ATGAAGACGCTTAACGATTTTAATTTTGAGAATAAAAAAGCACTGATCCGCGTAGATTTTAATGTGCCATTAAATGAGAAATTTGAAGTAACCGATGCTACCCGAATTGTGTCGGCAAAACCCACCATTATAAAGATTTTGGAAGATGGCGGAAGCTGTGTTTTAATGTCTCACTTAGGAAGACCTAAAGGCGTTCAGGACGAATTTTCGTTACGTCATATTGTTGGCGAAGTGGAAGATGTTTTAGGCGTCGAAGTAAAATTTGTTGATGCCTGTGTTGGTGAAAAAGCAGAAGCAGCCGTGGCTAATTTAGAACCAGGACAAATTTTGTTGCTGGAAAACTTGCGTTTCCATAGTGAAGAAACTGCTGGCGATAAAGATTTTGCCAAGCAACTTTCAAAATTGGGCGATATTTATGTAAACGATGCCTTTGGTACGGCGCACAGAGCGCATGCCTCAACCACTATCGTGGCACAGTTTTTTGAAGGGAAAAAATGCTTCGGAAGCCTTTTGGCACAAGAAATAGAGAGCATTAAAAAAGTTATGGAAACGGGCGAAAAACCGGTGTTGGCCATACTTGGTGGTGCAAAGGTGTCTTCAAAAATTACCATTATTGAAAATATTTTAGATAAAGTTGACCACCTTATTATTGGTGGCGGTATGGCCTTTACTTTTGTTAAAGCTCAAGGCGGAAAAATAGGAAACTCTATTTGTGAAGACGATAAAATGGGATTGGCCTTAGAAATTTTAAAGCACGCCGAGGAGAAAAATGTAAAAGTTTATATTCCTGTGGACACCGTTGCTGCCGATGATTTTAGTAATGATGCCAACACACAAATTGTTGATATTACAGCTATTCCAGATGGATGGGAAGGTGTTGACGCCGGGCCAAAATCGGTTGAAATATTCAATGATGCCGTAATGAAATCGAAAACCATTCTTTGGAACGGGCCTTTAGGCGTTTTTGAGATGGAAAATTTTGCAAAATCAACCATAGCCTTGGGTAATGCTATTGCGGCAGCGACCAAAAACGGAGCCTTTTCACTTGTTGGAGGGGGCGATTCTGTAGCGGCTGTAAAACAATTTGGTTTTGAAGACAAAGTAAGTTATGTAAGTACTGGTGGTGGTGCCATGTTGGAAAGTTTAGAAGGAAAAACACTTCCGGGAATCGCCGCTATTTTGGAATAA
- a CDS encoding LysM peptidoglycan-binding domain-containing protein, translating to MAFRFFITFLFFNALTAVSQVKDSVSLKANKTIDTVLAQTQQFLKDSIIDGQPKNVKTIEAQADSLDIKNLKDNELALELDEKWLEELYSNALFDTIYKSVTELTYEEVDYPELPTDTLKARLKELDARTPFNVEYNPSLESVIKSYLKHRRKHLQNLITLSAFYFPMFERELDLYDIPLEVKYLAIVESALKPRAKSRVGATGLWQFMFTTGKMYGLDVSSYVDERSDPIKSTEAAAKYLAKLYEIFGDWDLALAAYNSGPGNVTKAIRRSGGYKNYWNIRHNLPRETAGYLPAFLANMYIFEYAEQHGFKKYKPDLAYFETDTVRVKQMITLDQVSEVTGTPIEELQFLNPSYKLDIIPFIKDENYSLRLPREVIGAFVTNEDTIYAYAKAEFDKREKPMPQLIEANQSVRYRVKSGDYLGKISRMYGVRVSDIKRWNGLRSNNLSIGQRLTIFPRRPNVSTPAPQVVTKKPKPITGEVTTYTVQSGDSLWSISQKFPGVSVQNIKDWNGISGTKLKPGMKLKISKG from the coding sequence ATGGCTTTTCGTTTTTTTATAACTTTCCTTTTTTTTAATGCATTAACCGCTGTTTCGCAGGTTAAAGATTCTGTTTCGTTAAAAGCCAACAAAACGATTGATACCGTTTTGGCGCAGACACAGCAATTTTTAAAGGATTCCATAATTGACGGGCAACCAAAAAATGTCAAAACTATTGAAGCGCAGGCCGATAGCTTGGATATCAAAAACTTAAAGGATAACGAGCTGGCTTTGGAATTGGACGAAAAATGGCTTGAAGAGCTGTACAGCAACGCCTTGTTCGACACCATTTACAAATCGGTAACGGAATTGACTTATGAAGAAGTTGATTACCCTGAGTTACCAACCGATACACTAAAAGCCAGATTAAAAGAACTCGATGCCCGAACACCTTTTAATGTCGAGTACAACCCGTCTTTAGAGAGTGTTATCAAATCGTATTTAAAACACAGACGGAAGCACCTTCAGAATTTAATCACTTTAAGTGCCTTTTATTTCCCGATGTTCGAGCGTGAATTGGATTTGTACGATATTCCGTTGGAAGTAAAATATTTAGCCATTGTAGAGTCGGCTTTAAAGCCACGGGCCAAATCTAGGGTAGGGGCCACGGGTTTATGGCAGTTTATGTTCACAACCGGAAAAATGTACGGCTTGGATGTAAGCAGTTATGTTGATGAGCGTAGCGACCCTATAAAATCGACCGAAGCAGCTGCAAAATATTTGGCTAAACTTTACGAGATTTTTGGTGATTGGGATTTGGCTCTGGCGGCATACAATTCAGGGCCGGGCAATGTCACGAAAGCGATTCGCCGGTCGGGTGGTTATAAGAATTACTGGAATATCCGTCATAATTTACCGCGCGAAACCGCAGGCTATTTACCAGCTTTTTTAGCTAATATGTACATTTTTGAATACGCCGAGCAGCACGGTTTTAAAAAGTACAAACCCGATTTGGCCTATTTTGAAACGGATACCGTTCGTGTAAAACAAATGATTACCCTCGACCAAGTTTCGGAAGTTACCGGAACACCCATTGAAGAACTTCAGTTTTTAAATCCGTCGTATAAATTGGATATCATTCCTTTTATAAAGGATGAAAATTACTCATTAAGATTACCGCGCGAGGTCATCGGGGCGTTTGTAACTAATGAAGATACCATTTATGCCTACGCAAAAGCGGAGTTTGATAAGCGCGAAAAACCCATGCCACAGCTTATTGAAGCCAACCAAAGTGTTAGGTATCGGGTTAAGTCTGGCGATTATTTGGGGAAAATTTCCCGAATGTACGGTGTTAGGGTAAGCGATATTAAACGTTGGAATGGCTTGCGAAGTAACAACTTAAGTATTGGGCAGCGGTTAACTATTTTTCCAAGAAGGCCCAATGTTTCTACGCCAGCACCACAAGTAGTTACTAAAAAACCAAAACCTATAACCGGAGAAGTAACCACTTATACGGTACAATCGGGAGACTCCCTTTGGAGCATTTCACAAAAATTTCCTGGAGTTTCTGTTCAAAATATTAAAGATTGGAACGGTATTAGTGGTACTAAATTAAAACCGGGAATGAAACTTAAAATATCCAAAGGCTAA
- a CDS encoding DUF4837 family protein gives MMRYIVFSLVCVLFFVSCRDKKKSKTERFIQDSSGAINNVSVVTENEIWDGRVGEAIRAVLAKPIYGLPQDEPMFTISQIPPAVFSGFVTKNRTVLMVKLNTEKDIDFSENVYAKPQKVITVSGKTREDVIEVLQENEAKIIETFRNAEIAERLRQMAKSPHSFETIKEKLKLTVGFPSIYRVAKSTDNFFWIRKDITTGTTNLMIFELPYSAIKRNDSLVNQVIKIRDSVGKLHIEGGVEGSYLATEEAYTPYLAETIIDNKPALETKGIWELRNAFMGGPFINYVIEDKINKRWVVLEGFVFAPSVDKRNYMLEMEAIIKTVKLE, from the coding sequence ATGATGCGATATATTGTTTTTTCATTGGTATGCGTGCTGTTTTTTGTTTCGTGCAGAGACAAAAAAAAGTCTAAGACCGAACGTTTTATCCAAGATTCTTCGGGGGCTATCAACAACGTTTCCGTTGTTACCGAAAATGAAATATGGGACGGACGAGTGGGCGAAGCCATTCGGGCGGTATTGGCCAAACCAATTTATGGATTGCCGCAGGACGAGCCTATGTTTACCATTAGCCAGATTCCACCAGCCGTGTTTTCTGGGTTTGTTACCAAAAATAGAACGGTTTTAATGGTAAAGTTAAATACTGAAAAGGACATCGATTTTTCAGAAAATGTGTATGCCAAACCTCAAAAAGTGATAACCGTTTCGGGAAAAACAAGAGAAGATGTTATTGAGGTTTTGCAGGAAAACGAAGCTAAAATAATAGAAACCTTCCGCAATGCCGAAATTGCCGAAAGGCTGCGCCAAATGGCAAAATCGCCGCATAGCTTTGAAACCATTAAAGAAAAACTTAAGCTTACAGTAGGCTTTCCTTCAATTTATCGGGTCGCCAAATCGACCGATAATTTTTTCTGGATTAGAAAAGATATAACCACCGGTACAACCAATTTAATGATTTTTGAATTGCCTTATTCGGCCATTAAAAGAAATGATAGTTTGGTAAACCAAGTAATTAAAATAAGAGATTCGGTAGGTAAGTTGCATATTGAAGGCGGTGTTGAAGGTTCGTATTTGGCAACTGAAGAGGCTTACACGCCGTATTTGGCAGAAACTATTATTGATAATAAGCCCGCTTTGGAAACCAAAGGTATTTGGGAACTTAGAAATGCCTTTATGGGTGGGCCATTTATCAATTACGTTATTGAAGATAAAATTAACAAACGCTGGGTTGTTCTTGAAGGTTTTGTGTTTGCACCCTCGGTTGACAAACGAAATTATATGCTAGAAATGGAAGCTATAATAAAAACCGTTAAATTGGAATAA
- the tatA gene encoding twin-arginine translocase TatA/TatE family subunit has protein sequence MNLHMLPLAIGPWQIALIVVVVLLLFGGKKIPELMRGLGSGIKEFKDASKEEEANGEKKE, from the coding sequence ATGAACTTACATATGCTACCTTTAGCAATCGGCCCATGGCAAATCGCATTAATTGTTGTTGTGGTTTTATTGCTTTTTGGAGGTAAAAAAATACCAGAATTAATGCGCGGATTAGGCAGTGGCATTAAAGAATTTAAGGATGCCAGCAAAGAAGAGGAAGCCAACGGCGAAAAAAAAGAATAA
- a CDS encoding M23 family metallopeptidase, whose product MKGKKKEPKKIKRKLLDKYRLVILNENTFEERLSFKLTRLNVFVMGSLLAIFLISLTYLIIAFTPLREYIPGYSSTALKKKATELTYKTDSLQQALAMNERYYESIKKVLTGDISSADFNRDSIVAAVKLEASEVDLKPIAEDSILREKVDKEDKYNLFESATSVSNFILFPPVSGEISEPYNAQEKHYAVDIVVAKGMPIKATADGIVIFAEWTASTGYVVILEHSYGLISVYKHNASVTKNQGDLVKAGEVIATAGNEGELSTGPHLHFELWNDGYPINPTNFIDFN is encoded by the coding sequence ATGAAAGGGAAAAAAAAGGAACCAAAAAAAATTAAACGAAAACTGCTCGATAAATATCGGTTGGTTATTCTAAACGAAAACACCTTTGAGGAGCGTTTGTCGTTTAAATTAACACGACTCAATGTTTTTGTTATGGGGTCTTTATTGGCCATCTTTTTAATCTCGCTCACCTATTTAATCATCGCCTTTACACCGCTTCGCGAATATATTCCGGGATATTCCTCAACCGCGTTAAAAAAGAAGGCTACCGAACTTACATACAAAACCGACTCGTTGCAACAGGCGCTTGCCATGAACGAACGTTATTACGAATCCATTAAAAAAGTGTTGACGGGCGACATCAGCAGCGCCGATTTTAACAGAGATTCCATTGTTGCCGCTGTAAAATTGGAAGCCAGTGAAGTGGATTTAAAACCCATTGCTGAAGATTCCATTTTACGCGAAAAAGTAGATAAAGAAGACAAATACAATTTGTTTGAATCGGCCACTTCGGTGTCTAATTTTATATTGTTTCCGCCCGTAAGCGGCGAAATAAGCGAACCGTACAATGCCCAAGAAAAACATTATGCTGTTGATATTGTTGTGGCCAAAGGTATGCCCATAAAAGCCACTGCCGATGGTATTGTTATTTTTGCAGAATGGACAGCCAGTACAGGCTACGTGGTCATTTTAGAACATAGTTATGGTTTAATTTCAGTATACAAACACAATGCTTCCGTTACCAAAAACCAAGGCGATTTGGTTAAGGCTGGCGAGGTAATAGCTACCGCTGGAAATGAAGGAGAGTTGTCCACAGGGCCACATTTGCATTTTGAACTTTGGAACGATGGCTACCCCATTAACCCCACCAACTTTATAGATTTCAACTAA